A stretch of the Pan troglodytes isolate AG18354 chromosome 20, NHGRI_mPanTro3-v2.0_pri, whole genome shotgun sequence genome encodes the following:
- the LYPD3 gene encoding ly6/PLAUR domain-containing protein 3 isoform X1, producing MRPPHPCLSTRLSPPTQLFEVPPPFRDPAPPCFGRSFRSERLFGGVHPPIPACRSCGVGLFEAPPLPDPTQLWATPHLRPRPQLIPPLSLSLVHGQFSLAVRGCGSGLPGKNDRGLDLHGLLAFIQLQQCAQDRCNAKLNLTSRALDPAGNESAYPPNGVECYSCVGLSREACQGTSPPVVSCYNASDHVYKGCFDGNVTLTAANVTVSLPVRGCVQDEFCTRDGVTGPGFTLSGSCCQGSRCNSDLRNKTYFSPRIPPLVRLPPPEPTTVASTISVASTTSVTTSTSAPVRPTSTTKPMPAPTSQTPRQGVEHEASRDEEPRLTGGAAGHQDRSNSGQYPAKGGPQQPHNKGCVAPTAGLAALLLAVAAGVLL from the exons ATGAGACCTCCCCATCCCTGCCTGTCAACCAGGCTGTCTCCTCCGACTCAGCTCTTTGAGGTTCCGCCCCCGTTCCGTGACCCCGCTCCTCCCTGCTTCGGTCGTTCTTTCCGCTCTGAGCGGCTCTTTGGGGGCGTCCATCCGCCAATTCCTGCCTGTCGGTCCTGTGGTGTTGGCCTATTTGAGGCCCCGCCCCTCCCAGACCCTACCCAACTCTGGGCCACGCCCCATCTGAGACCACGCCCACAGCTAATCCCGCCCTTGTCCCTCTCCCTAGTCCACGGACAATTCTCGCTGGCAGTGCGGGGTTGCGGTTCGGGACTCCCCGGCAAGAATGACCGCGGCCTGGATCTTCATGGGCTTCTGGCGTTCATCCAGCTGCAGCAATGCGCTCAGGATCGCTGCAACGCCAAGCTCAACCTCACCTCGCGGGCGCTCGACCCGGCAG GTAATGAGAGTGCATACCCGCCCAACGGCGTGGAGTGCTACAGCTGTGTGGGCCTGAGCCGGGAGGCGTGCCAGGGTACATCGCCGCCGGTCGTGAGCTGCTACAACGCCAGCGATCATGTCTACAAGGGCTGCTTCGACGGCAACGTCACCTTGACGGCAG CTAATGTGACTGTGTCCTTGCCTGTCCGGGGCTGTGTCCAGGATGAATTCTGCACTCGGGATGGAGTAACAGGCCCAGGGTTTACGCTCAGTGGCTCCTGTTGCCAGGGGTCCCGCTGTAACTCTGACCTCCGCAACAAGACCTACTTCTCCCCTCGAATCCCACCCCTTGTCCGGCTGCCCCCTCCAGAGCCCACGACTGTGGCCTCAACCATATCTGTGGCCTCAACCACATCTGTCACCACTTCTACCTCGGCCCCAGTGAGACCCACATCCACCACCAAACCCATGCCAGCGCCAACCAGTCAGACTCCGAGACAGGGAGTAGAACACGAGGCCTCCCGGGATGAGGAGCCCAGGTTGACTGGAGGCGCTGCTGGCCACCAGGACCGCAGCAATTCAGGGCAGTATCCTGCAAAAGGGGGGCCCCAGCAGCCCCATAATAAAGGCTGTGTGGCTCCCACAGCTGGATTGGCAGCCCTTCTGTTGGCCGTGGCTGCTGGTGTCCTACTGTGA
- the LYPD3 gene encoding ly6/PLAUR domain-containing protein 3 isoform X2, translating into MDPARKAGAQAMIWTAGWLLLLLLRGGAQALECYSCVQKADDGCSPNKMKTVKCAPGVDVCTEAVGAVETIHGQFSLAVRGCGSGLPGKNDRGLDLHGLLAFIQLQQCAQDRCNAKLNLTSRALDPAGNESAYPPNGVECYSCVGLSREACQGTSPPVVSCYNASDHVYKGCFDGNVTLTAANVTVSLPVRGCVQDEFCTRDGVTGPGFTLSGSCCQGSRCNSDLRNKTYFSPRIPPLVRLPPPEPTTVASTISVASTTSVTTSTSAPVRPTSTTKPMPAPTSQTPRQGVEHEASRDEEPRLTGGAAGHQDRSNSGQYPAKGGPQQPHNKGCVAPTAGLAALLLAVAAGVLL; encoded by the exons ATGGACCCCGCCAGGAAAGCAGGTGCCCAGGCCATGATCTGGACTGCAggctggctgctgctgctgctgcttcgcGGAG GAGCGCAGGCCCTGGAGTGCTACAGCTGCGTGCAGAAAGCAGATGACGGATGCTCCCCGAACAAGATGAAGACAGTGAAGTGCGCGCCGGGCGTGGACGTCTGCACCGAGGCCGTGGGGGCGGTGGAGACCA TCCACGGACAATTCTCGCTGGCAGTGCGGGGTTGCGGTTCGGGACTCCCCGGCAAGAATGACCGCGGCCTGGATCTTCATGGGCTTCTGGCGTTCATCCAGCTGCAGCAATGCGCTCAGGATCGCTGCAACGCCAAGCTCAACCTCACCTCGCGGGCGCTCGACCCGGCAG GTAATGAGAGTGCATACCCGCCCAACGGCGTGGAGTGCTACAGCTGTGTGGGCCTGAGCCGGGAGGCGTGCCAGGGTACATCGCCGCCGGTCGTGAGCTGCTACAACGCCAGCGATCATGTCTACAAGGGCTGCTTCGACGGCAACGTCACCTTGACGGCAG CTAATGTGACTGTGTCCTTGCCTGTCCGGGGCTGTGTCCAGGATGAATTCTGCACTCGGGATGGAGTAACAGGCCCAGGGTTTACGCTCAGTGGCTCCTGTTGCCAGGGGTCCCGCTGTAACTCTGACCTCCGCAACAAGACCTACTTCTCCCCTCGAATCCCACCCCTTGTCCGGCTGCCCCCTCCAGAGCCCACGACTGTGGCCTCAACCATATCTGTGGCCTCAACCACATCTGTCACCACTTCTACCTCGGCCCCAGTGAGACCCACATCCACCACCAAACCCATGCCAGCGCCAACCAGTCAGACTCCGAGACAGGGAGTAGAACACGAGGCCTCCCGGGATGAGGAGCCCAGGTTGACTGGAGGCGCTGCTGGCCACCAGGACCGCAGCAATTCAGGGCAGTATCCTGCAAAAGGGGGGCCCCAGCAGCCCCATAATAAAGGCTGTGTGGCTCCCACAGCTGGATTGGCAGCCCTTCTGTTGGCCGTGGCTGCTGGTGTCCTACTGTGA
- the LYPD3 gene encoding ly6/PLAUR domain-containing protein 3 isoform X3 yields the protein MKTVKCAPGVDVCTEAVGAVETIHGQFSLAVRGCGSGLPGKNDRGLDLHGLLAFIQLQQCAQDRCNAKLNLTSRALDPAGNESAYPPNGVECYSCVGLSREACQGTSPPVVSCYNASDHVYKGCFDGNVTLTAANVTVSLPVRGCVQDEFCTRDGVTGPGFTLSGSCCQGSRCNSDLRNKTYFSPRIPPLVRLPPPEPTTVASTISVASTTSVTTSTSAPVRPTSTTKPMPAPTSQTPRQGVEHEASRDEEPRLTGGAAGHQDRSNSGQYPAKGGPQQPHNKGCVAPTAGLAALLLAVAAGVLL from the exons ATGAAGACAGTGAAGTGCGCGCCGGGCGTGGACGTCTGCACCGAGGCCGTGGGGGCGGTGGAGACCA TCCACGGACAATTCTCGCTGGCAGTGCGGGGTTGCGGTTCGGGACTCCCCGGCAAGAATGACCGCGGCCTGGATCTTCATGGGCTTCTGGCGTTCATCCAGCTGCAGCAATGCGCTCAGGATCGCTGCAACGCCAAGCTCAACCTCACCTCGCGGGCGCTCGACCCGGCAG GTAATGAGAGTGCATACCCGCCCAACGGCGTGGAGTGCTACAGCTGTGTGGGCCTGAGCCGGGAGGCGTGCCAGGGTACATCGCCGCCGGTCGTGAGCTGCTACAACGCCAGCGATCATGTCTACAAGGGCTGCTTCGACGGCAACGTCACCTTGACGGCAG CTAATGTGACTGTGTCCTTGCCTGTCCGGGGCTGTGTCCAGGATGAATTCTGCACTCGGGATGGAGTAACAGGCCCAGGGTTTACGCTCAGTGGCTCCTGTTGCCAGGGGTCCCGCTGTAACTCTGACCTCCGCAACAAGACCTACTTCTCCCCTCGAATCCCACCCCTTGTCCGGCTGCCCCCTCCAGAGCCCACGACTGTGGCCTCAACCATATCTGTGGCCTCAACCACATCTGTCACCACTTCTACCTCGGCCCCAGTGAGACCCACATCCACCACCAAACCCATGCCAGCGCCAACCAGTCAGACTCCGAGACAGGGAGTAGAACACGAGGCCTCCCGGGATGAGGAGCCCAGGTTGACTGGAGGCGCTGCTGGCCACCAGGACCGCAGCAATTCAGGGCAGTATCCTGCAAAAGGGGGGCCCCAGCAGCCCCATAATAAAGGCTGTGTGGCTCCCACAGCTGGATTGGCAGCCCTTCTGTTGGCCGTGGCTGCTGGTGTCCTACTGTGA